One region of Drosophila subobscura isolate 14011-0131.10 chromosome J, UCBerk_Dsub_1.0, whole genome shotgun sequence genomic DNA includes:
- the LOC117895640 gene encoding arginine-glutamic acid dipeptide repeats protein isoform X18, whose product MAASTQGEIRVGPGHQVNDVYAKLPDYNPISSFPIDKETDERELEESRWSPGVVADGDLLMFLRAARSMAAFQGMCDGGLEDGCLAASRDDTTINALDVLHDSGYDPGKALQALVKCPVSKGIDKKWTEDETKKFIKGLRQFGKNFFRIHKDLLPHKDTPELVEFYYLWKKTPGANNNRPHRRRRQSALRRNRVTRANNNTPPKKEDTPEPQTATTAATATGSASETASRSSPAVSKEENSSLTEDDASECDSDSSLTNKRDESPSRMRTRNKQQNNNTNNNNNNTNSSSSSSNNTNSSSSSSTASNSGSGGGGGSGSGGGIGASSVGGSSALGGVGAGAAAGAAATNSSTKDQSNTNNAVANGKRPKRGSETPDAAAGGGASSVDSPKTPTKAVAESSATKRKGGKQDTPNKKKRTEQEQAHDQQAASAGTGAAAAEENSSSSLKEKRKQQQQQQQQQRADSPVESMNSDSRPDSALDDGESNTTDTTTAEQQSNKDSKELLLSCKEERELTANDGGLEPKAEEKSIKAELASEDGSKEAISIKNMDEETNIQAPNSVDGLLLKESAVSTIQQDGGVPPVNPVAAPLTMKVPTIATVEALNASVERKEAIEKMETCDSDPELLKKLATIKQEVTPQQQQQQQTPQQLNPISIQPPPVCAPTETTVYIKKEPMDDSMDATCNQNSNEPQDLKVKIEIKNEDSLKHNAGGMPPTLPGAPPTSLHQQQSSSGPPGMHPGLHPGQHSQMSVASSMPPSSIGIPPTLSTMAPSHMHPHMHPHHLQQVLHRPHDMPPSMHPHAPMPMSLQGHPQHGHGLPPQQQQQQQQQQQPGGPAGTVRTPSPAQHPPRSMHDPQSREQPPTSQPSTTMAGSGGHGNPHQSPHTHRTSPLPGLAGNGHPPPGLLGHPMPIHPHLAHLPPGHPAHAALAHPGHHLLSHSIAGLGPGGGPIALLAGPGGLGLPESALSRRTPPSHMPHSHVSSAPNTPHSVASMTSSSMALTTSTVPSSAFSRASPSVQISSGGAGSAGPGGSGSSNTPGGGNNSSAAAAAAAAAHRAASPASSVSSLSRQSPLHPVPQSPLSHHPSSSALSAAAAAVAERDRHALLRQQSPHMTPPPVSNASGLMASPLSKMYAPQPGQRGLGTSPPPHLRPGASPPVIRHPQMPLPLPLIAPGGGIPQIGVHPGQSPYPHPLLHPSVFYSPHHHPFNSPYGYAPYGPGFPAYMKPPPPSGPLDPAAVMAAHHAGLQGPPQQQQQQRQDEQNAAAAAAARDAAEKQHHQAAAAAAAKQQQQQQQQQQQQQQQQQQMKGPQQQQQQGGQPPNKPPTPKTPQGPGGPGVPVGMGGPGTPTGLPPGAYPGSHMPGYPPGPPHGSPFAPQDGQPHGMKPTSHMDALRAHAHSANSSGMGGGHHPTEPLPIDIEPDPEPEIPSPTHNIQRGPSPEAKPDDTECHRSQSAIFVRHIDRGDYNSCTRTDLIFKPVADSKLARKREERDRKLAEKERERRQQQQQQQQQQQQQQAAAAQQAAQQAKMKAELKPPYADTPALRQLSEYARPHVAFSPVEQMVPYHHPMGPMYRERELEEIKNAQAAAASQSRIDPHWMEYYRRGIHPSQFPLYANPAISQMERERLGIPPPHHVGLDPGEHMVRMIRLTREYHAHSHTHLHLPLHPQPQPPEAGFQLPPNVGQYPRPNMLIPREPHSDVLLRMSYADQLQYLQAAEFQRQSLHDQYFRQRPR is encoded by the exons ATGGCGGCCTCCACTCAAGGAGAAATTCGAGTGGGTCCCGGCCACCAGGTAAACGATgtctat GCAAAACTGCCCGATTATAATCCAATCTCAAGCTTCCCCATCGACAAGGAAACCGATGAACGTGAACTAGAGGAATCAAGATGGAGTCCAGGCGTTGTGGCCGATGGCGATTTGTTAATGTTCTTGCGTGCTGCCCGCTCGATGGCCGCATTTCAAGGAATGTGTGATGGCGGACTAGAAGACGGTTGTTTGGCTGCCAGTCGCGACGACACAACAATTAACGCACTCGACGTG CTACACGATTCTGGCTACGATCCAGGCAAAGCTCTACAAGCACTAGTTAAGTGCCCCGTTTCGAAGGGCATCGACAAGAAGTGGACCGAGGACGAAACGAAAAAGTTCATCAAGGGTCTGCGACAATTTGGCAAGAATTTCTTTCGCATCCACAAGGATCTGCTGCCGCACAAGGACACACCCGAACTGGTCGAGTTCTATTATCTGTGGAAGAAGACGCCCGGCGCCAACAACAATCGCCCGCATCGGCGACGCAGACAGAGCGCCTTGCGACGCAATCGTGTCACGCgagcaaataataatacacCTCCCAAGAAGGAGGACACACCGGAACCACAAACTGCGACgacggcggcgacggcgacggggTCGGCGTCAGAGACGGCGAGTCGATCATCGCCCGCTGTCTCCAAGGAGGAGAACAGCTCTCTCACCGAGGACGACGCCAGCGAGTGTGACAGTGATTCGAGTCTGACCAACAAAAGGGATGAATCACCCTCTAGGATGAGGACGCGCAATaaacaacagaacaacaacaccaacaacaacaacaacaacaccaacagcagcagcagcagcagcaacaacaccaacagcagcagcagcagcagcacggccagcaatagcggcagcggcggcggcggtggcagtggcagtggcggtggcattgGTGCATCATCCGTCGGCGGCAGCTCTGCGTTAGGCGGCGTCGGTGCAGGCGCCGCTGCAGGTGCCGCGGCCACCAACAGCTCCACAAAGGATCAGTCGAACACCAACAACGCTGTGGCGAATGGCAAGCGGCCGAAGCGAGGCTCCGAGACGCCCGATGCAGCGGCCGGCGGTGGAGCCTCCTCGGTGGACAGTCCCAAGACACCCACCAAGGCGGTGGCCGAGAGTTCGGCCACCAAGCGCAAGGGCGGCAAGCAGGACACGCCCAACAAGAAGAAGCGCACCGAACAGGAGCAGGCGCACGATCAGCAGGCGGCCAGCGCTGGCACGGgcgcggcagcagcggaggagaacagcagcagcagcctcaaggAGAAgcgaaagcagcaacagcagcagcagcagcagcagcgggccgACAGCCCGGTGGAGAGCATGAACTCGGACAGCAGGCCGGACTCTGCGCTGGACGATGGCGAATCGAATACGACGGACACGACCACCGCCGAACAGCAGTCCAACAAGGAcagcaaggagctgctgctcagctgcaAGGAGGAGCGTGAGCTGACCGCCAACGATGGTGGACTGGAGCCCAAAGCGGAGGAGAAATCCATCAAGGCGGAGCTCGCCTCGGAGGATGGCAGCAAGGAGGCGATTTCCATCAAGAACATGGACGAGGAGACGAACATCCAGGCGCCCAACAGCGTCGATGggctgctgctcaaggagtCTGCTGTCAGCACAATCCAGCAGGATGGCGGTGTGCCGCCGGTTAATCCTGTGGCCGCGCCCCTGACCATGAAGGTGCCCACCATTGCCACCGTGGAGGCGCTGAACGCGTCCGTGGAGCGCAAGGAGGCCATCGAGAAGATGGAAACCTGCGACAGCGATCCCGAGCTGCTCAAGAAGCTGGCCACCATCAAGCAGGAGGtgacgccacagcagcagcaacagcagcagacgccgcAGCAGCTGAATCCGATATCCATACAGCCGCCACCTGTGTGTGCGCCCACGGAGACGACGGTGTACATTAAGAAGGAGCCGATGGACGATTCGATGGATGCCACGTGCAATCAGAACAGCAACGAGCCGCAGGATCTCAAGGTGAAGATTGAGATCAAGAACGAGGACTCGCTGAAGCACAATGCGGGTGGCATGCCGCCCACGTTGCCTGGTGCG ccgcccacatccctgcaccagcagcagtcgtcgaGTGGTCCGCCGGGCATGCATCCGGGCCTGCATCCGGGTCAGCACTCACAGATGTCGGTGGCCTCCTCGATGCCACCCAGCTCGATCGGCATACCGCCGACGCTGTCAACGATGGCGCCCTCCCACATGCATCCCCACATGCATCCGCATCATCTGCAGCAGGTGCTGCATCGGCCGCACGACATGCCACCCAGCATGCACCCGCACGcgcccatgcccatgtcccTGCAGGGACATCCGCAGCACGGCCACGGACTGCcgccccaacagcagcagcagcaacagcagcagcagcagcccggtGGTCCGGCGGGCACTGTGCGCACTCCCTCGCCAGCCCAGCATCCGCCTCGCAGCATGCACGATCCGCAGTCGCGGGAACAGCCGCCCACATCGCAGCCATCGACCACGATGGCTGGCTCTGGAGGTCACGGCAATCCGCACCAATCCCCGCACACGCATCGCACCTCGCCGCTGCCCGGACTGGCGGGGAATGGACATCCGCCGCCGGGTCTGCTTGGCCATCCGATGCCCATACATCCGCACCTGGCGCACCTGCCGCCGGGTCATCCGGCGCACGCGGCACTCGCCCATCCCGGACACCATCTGCTGTCGCATTCGATAGCGGGACTGGGGCCTGGAGGTGGACCCATCGCACTGCTCGCGGGTCCCGGTGGACTGGGCCTGCCCGAGTCCGCGCTCAGTCGTCGCACCCCGCCCAGCCATATGCCCCACTCGCACGTCTCGTCGGCACCGAATACGCCCCATTCGGTGGCCTCGATGACCTCCAGCAGCATGGCCCTCACCACCAGCACGGTGCCATCGTCGGCCTTCAGTCGTGCCAGTCCCAGCGTACAGATCTCGAGTGGAGGAGCCGGATCGGCCGGACCTGGcggtagcggcagcagcaacacgcctggcggcggcaacaactcctcggcagcggcagcagccgcagcggctgcCCATCGAGCCGCCTCCCCAGCCAGCAGTGTGAGCAGCCTGAGTCGCCAGAGTCCACTGCATCCGGTGCCACAATCGCCGCTCAGCCATCATCCCTCATCGTCCGCTCtgtcggcggcagcggcggccgtGGCCGAGCGGGATCGCCATGCGCTGCTGCGTCAGCAGTCGCCGCACATGACGCCGCCACCCGTGTCCAATGCCTCGGGCCTGATGGCCAGTCCGCTGAGCAAGATGTATGCCCCGCAGCCGGGCCAAAGGGGACTGGGAACATCACCGCCGCCGCATCTGCGACCGGGCGCCTCGCCGCCGGTCATCAGGCATCCACagatgccgctgccattgccgctgATTGCGCCGGGCGGCGGCATTCCACAGATCGGAGTGCATCCCGGGCAGTCGCCGTATCCGCATCCGCTGCTGCATCCGTCGGTGTTCTATTCGCCGCATCATCATCCCTTCAACTCGCCCTACGGCTACGCGCCGTACGGGCCTGGTTTCCCGGCCTACATGAAGCCGCCACCACCGTCGGGACCGCTGGATCCTGCCGCTGTGATGGCCGCCCATCATGCCGGCCTCCAGGgtccgccgcagcagcagcagcagcagcggcaggatgAGCAGaatgcagcagccgctgctgcggccagAGATGCAGCCGAGAAGCAGCATCACCAAGCGgcggccgcagcggcagccaaacagcagcagcagcagcaacaacagcagcaacaacagcagcagcagcaacagcagatgaagggcccgcagcagcagcagcagcagggcggtCAACCGCCCAACAAGCCGCCGACGCCAAAGACACCCCAGGGTCCGGGTGGACCGGGTGTGCCAGTCGGCATGGGTGGCCCTGGAACGCCAACGGGCCTGCCGCCAGGTGCCTATCCGGGCTCCCATATGCCCGGCTATCCGCCTGGTCCGCCGCACGGTTCCCCCTTTGCCCCGCAAGATGGTCAGCCGCACGGCATGAAGCCCACTTCCCACATGGACGCGCTGCGAGCGCACGCACACTCGGCCAATTCGTCGGGCATGGGCGGTGGCCATCATCCAACGGAGCCAT TGCCCATTGACATTGAGCCGGATCCGGAGCCAGAGATACCCAGTCCCACGCACAATATACAACGTGGACCCAGTCCCGAGGCCAAGCCGGACGATACCGAATGCCATCGCTCGCAGTCTGCCAT ATTTGTGCGTCACATTGATCGCGGTGATTACAATTCCTGCACGAGAACGGATTTGATATTCAAGCCAGTGGCCGACTCGAAGCTAGCACGCAAGCGTGAGGAACGCGACCGCAAGCTGGCCGAGAAGGAGCGCGAAAGGCGGCAG cagcagcaacaacagcaacagcagcagcaacaacagcaggcagcagccgcccaaCAGGCGGCACAGCAGGCCAAAATGAAGGCGGAACTGAAGCCCCCGTATGCGGATACGCCAGCACTGCGACAGCTATCCGAATATGCACGCCCACATGTCGCCTTCAG TCCTGTTGAACAGATGGTGCCATATCATCATCCAATGGGCCCCATGTACAGAGAGAG GGAACTGGAGGAGATCAAGAACGCACAAGCCGCTGCGGCGAGTCAATCCCGCATCGATCCGCACTGGATGGAGTACTACAGACG cGGCATACATCCCTCACAGTTCCCACTCTATGCGAATCCAGCGATATCGCAAATGGAGAGGGAACGTTTGGGTATACCGCCACCGCATCACGTAGGCCTTGATCCGGGCGAGCACATGGTGCGTATG ATACGATTGACGAGAGAATATCATGCACACTCTCATACTCATTTACATTTGCCTTTGCATCCACAGCCGCAACCACCGGAGGCCGGTTTCCAACTGCCAC cgaatGTTGGACAATATCCACGCCCAAATATGCTTATACCTAGGGAGCCGCATTCGGATGTGCTGCTGAGGATGTCGTATGCCGATCAATTACAG TATTTGCAGGCCGCCGAATTCCAGCGACAATCGCTGCACGATCAATACTTTAG ACAACGGCCCAGATAA